GATTATCTCAAAGTCAGTCCGGTAGGTGGGAAAGACCCAGACAGGGTTGCCGCTTTCCGGGATGAACCCCTGCGCAAGCCTTACGTAATCGGCCAGTTGCTGCGGGGTCTGCGCGGTCTGGGCCCTTGCGAGGAACCCCGAAGCCTCCTGCAGGGGGTAGATGGACGTGTAATAGCCATAGTACGCGACGCCGGCCCCAAGGACAAGGAATGCAAGTACGCTTGGCAGGAGCAGGCGCTGGCCTGCGGTCCTTTGCACGGGGGCAAGAGGAGCAGCCTGCTGCACGACGACGGCGCCTGTCTTTTCTGACTTTATCCTCTTCTTCTTGCCGAGCTGCGAGTGCGCGATGCTGAGGTACGCCACGTAGATGAACCCGATGGTCGGCATTGCGATGAGCGGGGTAAAGAGCGCGTTGTTTGAGAATATTGCCACGAATATCGAGATGCAGCCGTACAGTGCAAAGAATATCTCCAGAAGGGTGGTCTTTGTGAACGGCAGCGCGTACTCTTTGTTGCGCCAGTCCTCCCCCTTTTTGACGATGCCGAACTTGGGCGTACGCAGAAACTCGCTCTTGCGGCCAAACAGCGCGTCAAACACCGCGACAGAGTTGTTGACGGAGATGCCGGCGCCAAAAAAGTGCAGGAACAGAAACTGCATCCCCTTGTGCTTCCAGTCCTTCTTCCACACCTTGTTTATCACCACGAGGTAGCCGCCGGGGCCAAGCGCCGCGTACATGGCAAGCACGAACAGGGGCGCCCAGTTGCTCTCGTAGAGCCGATAGTCCATCGAAAGGAGCATAGGGAATATCAAAAACTGCGCAAGGAAAAGAGGGTGCGCGATGTGGCGGGTCATGTGTATGAACGACTGGACCTTTGACTCCACCGGCACCTTCCGGTGCGCCACCACGTCTGCCAGGAGCTTTAGCGCGACCTGTATCGAGCCCTTGGCCCAGCGGAACTGCTGCCTCTTGGCCGCGTTCATCTGCACCGGCAGTTCGGCGTCGACGACATAGTCGTCAAGGAACATGCACTTCCAGCCCTTCATCTGCGCACGGTAGCTGAGGTCCATGTCCTCCACGAGCGTGCTTGTCTGCCAGCCGCCAGCGTCGTTGATGCACGAAGTCCTCCAGATGCCGGCAGTCCCGTTAAAGTTCAGAAATATCCGGCTCAGGCTCTTTGCCTTTTGCTCCACCAGAAAGTGCAGGTCAAGCGAGACGGCCTGCGCCTGCGTCATGGTGGAGTAGTCCTCGTTCACGTGGCCCCACTTGCACTGCACAAAGCCCATCTTGGGGTCGGAAAAATAGCGCAGCAAGTGCTTCAGAAACGACGATGGCGGGATAAAGTCGGCGTCAAATATCGCGATGAACTCGCCCTTGGCAGTCTTCATGCCGGCCTTTAGCGCGCCGGCCTTGTAGCCGGACCTGTCCGCCCTGCGGACGTGCACGATGTCAAAGCCCTTGAAACGGTACTCGTCGACAATGGAGCGTATCAGGTCGACGGTGTCGTCGTCCGAGTCGTCGAGCACCTGCACCTGCATCTTGTTCTTGGGGTAGTCCATCCTGCACACGGCGTCTATCAGGCGCCTTGCGACGTACTTTTCGTTGTACAGCGGCAGCTGCACGGTAACGGTCGGGAGCATGGCCAGCGGAAGCTCGGGCACCTGGCGCCTGCGCCTTTCATGGCTCTCGTTGTGGCGCGACTGGATGGCAAGGTAGTAAAAGTTCAGGGTGTAAAACATCGTCACCCAGGCAATGACAAGAAAGATGACGTACAGAAAAGTGCCCGGGCCATACATCACCATGTCTTGGACTAGACCTCTATGCCGTATTTAGTATTTATAGCTACTCGGATAAGCCTCTATCCGCTCTTTTGGAATATCTTTATCGCCTGCGGGGGACAGACGTTCTCGCACGCAAGGCAAAAGATGCAGTCTTTTTCCCTTGCCATGAACGCCTTTTTCTCTGAAGCCGGGTGGCCCGGCGTTTCAAGCCACTCGTACACGTTGACAGGACAGGCTTCGATGCATGCGCCGTCAGCCACGCATATGTCGAAATCTACGCAGACGTTTGTGCCCCAGATGCCCAGTTGCCCGGGGGCGTCTAGCGGGCCCCAGACGTTGATGCCCCTGAACTGGCCTGCTATCTGGCGCTTGCTCTTGAAGCCCGTGTCTATCGGGCCCTCTGCCTTTGAGTAGCTCGTGCCAGAGCCTGTAAGTGAAATGGTAGTGTTGCCGTCACCGCCGCCTGCGGCAGGCGCTGCTGGAGCTGGCATCGCTGGCTGCGGAGCCGCGCTCGGCTTTGGAACCGCTGCGGGCGCCGGGCCTGCAGCTGCCGGCTTGGGCGCCGGAGGCGCAGCCATTTGCGCCGCCC
The sequence above is drawn from the Nitrososphaera viennensis EN76 genome and encodes:
- a CDS encoding glycosyltransferase yields the protein MVMYGPGTFLYVIFLVIAWVTMFYTLNFYYLAIQSRHNESHERRRRQVPELPLAMLPTVTVQLPLYNEKYVARRLIDAVCRMDYPKNKMQVQVLDDSDDDTVDLIRSIVDEYRFKGFDIVHVRRADRSGYKAGALKAGMKTAKGEFIAIFDADFIPPSSFLKHLLRYFSDPKMGFVQCKWGHVNEDYSTMTQAQAVSLDLHFLVEQKAKSLSRIFLNFNGTAGIWRTSCINDAGGWQTSTLVEDMDLSYRAQMKGWKCMFLDDYVVDAELPVQMNAAKRQQFRWAKGSIQVALKLLADVVAHRKVPVESKVQSFIHMTRHIAHPLFLAQFLIFPMLLSMDYRLYESNWAPLFVLAMYAALGPGGYLVVINKVWKKDWKHKGMQFLFLHFFGAGISVNNSVAVFDALFGRKSEFLRTPKFGIVKKGEDWRNKEYALPFTKTTLLEIFFALYGCISIFVAIFSNNALFTPLIAMPTIGFIYVAYLSIAHSQLGKKKRIKSEKTGAVVVQQAAPLAPVQRTAGQRLLLPSVLAFLVLGAGVAYYGYYTSIYPLQEASGFLARAQTAQTPQQLADYVRLAQGFIPESGNPVWVFPTYRTDFEIIHMQLDSMVARSGALSSLSPHDEGYNAALLDMHSGALEIQANLHEAIPYIYVSPQNIAFGAAWVGVILSVFAAMKHARTRHQRAETASAVQT
- a CDS encoding 4Fe-4S dicluster domain-containing protein, with translation MSTAAATTVTEYVCADCGTLLTHSNPNTLQSMKEVHDQLCVVKRQKTRAAQMAAPPAPKPAAAGPAPAAVPKPSAAPQPAMPAPAAPAAGGGDGNTTISLTGSGTSYSKAEGPIDTGFKSKRQIAGQFRGINVWGPLDAPGQLGIWGTNVCVDFDICVADGACIEACPVNVYEWLETPGHPASEKKAFMAREKDCIFCLACENVCPPQAIKIFQKSG